The window CTGTCACTTTACTGGGAAACTCCACTGGACTTCAGCGTCAGCAGAACAGACTCTTTCTAAACTGCTACACTGCCTCCAAATCTGCTGATCAGTTCCTCTTCATTACTCATTTATTCAGGGCCTGTTGGATGATCTCAACCGGTGCACAAGAGTGCTACCTGTGTGGAATATTTTGACCTCTCCAAAGCATGTGACAAGTGCAAATGGAAGAGACTCACAACAGTGctgaaaagaaatgtgaagGTGGCGAAAGCGGTCACTTTTTACTGgcatcacattttgttttaaaggtgaCGATGAGCAGGTCAGTTCGTAATGGTAAactgtttttagaaatgttagTCTCGAATttccttttctgtattttgtataGTTGCAAATAGTTTTACTATTTGCAACTATATGTAGACTATCAACAGacaatattttataatgttcatttatgggactgtaaacatacaaatattCATTAGCTAGCCCCTTTTATTATAcatcaatacaatgaaaaaaaataacaaaacggCAGAAACACCCACTAATGAATTTTGAAGCAAAAACTGATATTACTTACGAGACCAAATAAGATTATATGGTATAATACAGAAACTGAGTTTAAAAGTGTGTACTAATAAAGGGCTATACTTGTGAATGCATTCTCACTGGTACCATGCGATGTAAAGATTTTACAGCAAGGCATCTGTTCTGTTTTGTCACACCAGCTTGGGAGAACACCCaccaaacaataatttaaatacaattaactCACTGATCtttgatcatttaaatacaaagaagTTGaacaaaaagtagaaaatgaaTCATGCTTCttcacaacagaaacacagccaTTCCAAGCAATCATGTTCTCATGAGATTAGAGCTGcaatttaaattatttacaaaatgcTTCATGATATGTTGACAGTGATTTAACTTTTGACAGACTAGACAAAGGAAAGTAACTTTCCCAGAGGGCTTGGCCATCCTTCTGTACCACTGGTGTTTTTAATTACTACTGCCTCAGtaaaattgacttaaatgttgttttctgtcttgtttGAGGTATTCAGAATTGCTATTATCTTTTATTGTAACCTCAGACAACAATGTGCACTTGTTTTGCAGCAGCTTGAGAATAGTTTTCTCTTTGCCTTCTCATGGCCAGTTGTTCTTTATCACTTAATGATAcctattatgctaatgttcaggttacataattgtattttgtgcttctgctttgacatgttttcatgctttaatgttcaaaaaagtatctatttgtctcatactgcctgtgtgcagcacctcttttcaccctctgtctgaaaccagagcccagtctgctctgattggttcaacCGCTaagggatgtcccgccccttagcctatcacttacaatttgttggagcgctagcaaatagaagctagtgttacatagtgaggTACTATTTTAAAGTTCCTTTAAACTCCAATTCGTACTAACCAAACGTTCCCagacacatttcattcaaataaacGTGCGTATAACTACTTTTTTTTGCTAGTGTTAAGTAGATTTTagttttacaaatacaaaatgttctttaaacagATAGTGTTAGTATATTCGTTATATTATAGATTGTTGAATTCTTGGTTAAGCATTGAAAGAGACATAGGCCTACGCTTGAAGTTCTGGATGAGAACCGaaacatattttgtactttGAGGCGGATTAAACCTGTTATGTAGTCTGCTGCTACTGGTAGCTTAGCAAACATATTTTCTCTCAAGTGTCCGTCTGTTGGGCAAGATTCCTCTCTCAACAAGATGAGCTGCAGAGTTTTAAGTTGTCTGTGCGGTTAACCATTCAACATGAGACCGTTTGTCCTTCACAATGTCCGCTGTGTAAGGTTCCCCTAAACACCGCTAGATGGCATCAATGTGACTGTTCAGGTTATGCTGGATAATGAATATACTCCAAGTGGGAATCATACAACTATCTTCCCAAGGTGTTCAACATGGCAGAACATTTAGGTCATTTCCCATTTCTTCTAAAATTGAACAACTCTATAATTTCAGAGAGAAAGGCTTcggatttttttatttggcttatCATATTTAAAGTTAGACAAGATAGGACATGCAAATAAGTAACTAAAGAGCTTTGCTGGTTCTCATGCTCAGGCCTATATTAGCCCAACCCTTTCTtcccctcttccctccctcctgtcCCTTGCCAAACAGGATCTGTAGGATCTTACAGAGTCATTTTCTCAGGAGACAGGAATTTCAGAACACAAGGCGTGTTACCTGCTGGGACTTGCAACCTGCATTCTCGTAAACTAACAGGAAAAAGTCCCAAACCTGTTGCTCATACGTCTATTAATTTGAACTCAGTGTGTGGTAACAGCTTTCAGTGTAAGTGCCATGTATGCACCGGACACATTGTAGACACACTCTGACTCACTACTGAAATTAGGTTGTCTGGTACGCCACCctgcacatttttaacaatgtaTCTGTTAGTTCACAATCTTTAGGTTAAAAAAGGAGTTGTATTCATTTTCTGACATGCATTGCTTTTGTTTCTGAAGAAAGATTAGGAAAACATTATCTATGTTTTAATTTTCATTCCAATTTAATTTTCATTCCAATTAAGTAGTAGaccaaaatgtgcttttaaaaatgaaacactgaacgtttttaaaggattttcgcgtttttttattatttcaaagtcctttttaaaaaatctgttgGACAGCTGCTAAGCATTACAATATACAGCAGATAGGCTAGTCAAGTAGACTATAAGCAACCCAAGTGTTATCAGtacataaatataatacaacaaaaTTGTGGTATTCAGACCGTCTAAAAGACTgacacaaaatgaaagaaatgttaaGGATTACTTGGCGGACAATTCAATCAACCCGCATCACCATCTACAGTATCTCAAGTATTCAGATGCTATCGACACGCAGAGGAtagaaatgtagaaatgtaacaaaacacagacatcCCAAATAATGCTACATTCATCTGCATCAATGTGTCTGAGATTCGCACACACACGGGTACAAAGTGAGAGCACCCCTGCATCCGTTAACTTGCTCTCTCAACACTAGCGCTGGCATTTCCATTGCTCAACAAGCAGAGCTGCACGCAGTGAAATGTTAAAAGTCACAGTTTTTTCTCCCATGTCACAGGTAATTTATGGCTTTAATTAATAGACCAATGGCTGGAAGTCGGCGATGAGCTGCTGGTGGACTCTTTGCGCGACTGATTCGGGCTGTGTCTGTAGGCTGGGGAGTGAGTGACACTTGGACTGCTGGGCGGTGTtgaagagcaggaggaagacTTGGATTTAATCTGCAGCCACTTGTCTCCCAAAGCCTTAGTAAAATGGTCATCCACAGACACGCTGATGGAGAGCTGCTGGGAGCGTGCTTTCTGGTAGTTCACTCCGAGGCTTCTCTGGAAATGCTCGTCAACAACATGATCGTAGTTGCATTTGGAAATCACTGAAAGATAAGGATGAATaacaaagtcaaacacacaccttggtGAGTCAGGAAAAGTCAGCAGATGTATAgtatgtgatgtgtttgtgacGATTAGGGAGTGACCGTCTGGTGTGGTTGATGAGATCATTCAAAAGAGTGTGAGACTGACCTGATGAGGGGCTCCTGTGGATATCAGACCTGCAGGAGGGGTTTCTTGATGAGGAGACACAAGTGATCACAGAGGGGCGCATCTGAAAAGAGGGGGATCATCgattaaattaaaagttaaacaatATTCCGGTTTGTGTTTTCTATCACCTTAACCTAGCTGTGCACTTCATTCCACAATTACAAATCACAGTACAAAGTTCGGTTTAACTAAATCATTTCCAAACCGATTAAACTGGTTGAGTCTGCCTATTAAAGTCAGATCACTCCCAGTTTGGTTGCACATGCAGGTCAAAGAGAGAGCTGTCTGTTTGGTCTTGTTTATGGAATTCCTCCCTCCATTGCTCACATTTTCTTCCTGAATCCGGCTGGATTGCATAGCTAGGACAAGCAGAGGCCTGTATATACTCTTGGAAGAATGCCTGTGCAGTTGCATTCGCTGCCTACAGATAGGAGATGAAGCTGCAGCTAGCCTGAAGCTACACTGACACTACAAAGGGACATACAGCACATTCACTGCCTACAGATAGGAGATGAAGCTGCAGCTAGCCTGAAGCTACACTGACACTACCTCTTTCACAGGTAACAGCCCAAACACCCATGACCTTTGAGAAGAGCACATTGAACATGAGGTTTATCTTACCTGGAGTTGAGCGGGAGCAGAGCTTTTAGTCTTTTCCTCTGTGCTTTCTGGGTCTTTCCTTGGTTTCTTGATGAGTGCAAGTGGTTCATCCATGATTGGTGCACAGTACACATGGGACGGCAGAGGGCTGGTGGGGCTGGGTGTTGGACTCCACGGATATGTGGGGCTTTGAAGCCTGTTGAACATCCCTGGTGCTGGTGGCGCTCTGTGGACAGCTTTAGCATTGCTTCTGCCCAGTACCCGCTCCCGTCTGAAACATGATTTCATCAGGAAATGTTAGATATCTTTGACAGCATTTGCATATAATGAATCCCAATTTTAATATTGAATTGCTATTGTAAAtatgacaaaaacacaattttaacCAACCTTTCCTCCAACGTCAGACCCCTCTCGTGGCTATGCTTGCGTTTGACGGGATGCACAGTTGGGGCTCTGGCCCGGTCATTTGCGatatgtctgtgtctgtcttcGCTTCTGAGATGGGGCTGACCTGACAAACATAAAGAAAGGGATAGCGTTAGGATAAGAAGGATGGCTTCGGCTtatttgcaaaaaagaaattcaaaaaggGTGATCATTTACTGGCATTGATGATTTTACTACAGTGAGGATGCTGTATGATGAGTAATTGCTTGTTTTGATCCATGACATCAACCTGCATGACTACTTTTCGTGGGAAAGTCTTACCACCGTTAATTGTAAACTCCGTTAAGTTGAAGAACTCGATCTACCTGATATGCGAGGGTTGCAACTGTACACAGCTGATTCATTGCTAAcggtaaatgttgtttttctgcataaTGTTGGCATTCAGCCCTATCAACGCACCAAAAGGGCACAATAAACAGCTTGTGTTAGAATAAAGTCCCACACTTTTACCGCTTTTGGCCTCTGACGACCCTGATTCGGGTGGCACCCATAAGTGAAAGGGCACACAAAGTACACACATTGAGTTAGaggatgcttttatccaaagactGGCTTTGTAACTACACAAgttaaaacacatcaataacTAAGGGGATATCATTGATGCGTCCAATAAGATAAATGCAAGGTATATTCAGATTGCAAATCAGACCCACAAAATAATTTCTTGATTGTTATAAGGAGACCGCATTCATTATATCTAATCccaataataacataaataatgttttgctCTTTGGGCTCTTGAGTATTTAACATGTGCGTAGCCAACTCACATGTTCAAAACTGGCATGCatactgaaaaaacacaaagcatcGTTTTGAGATGTAATGGCAGCATAATTAGACGGTGGCCTTTTGTTCGACTGTATGCTCAGTTAGCACTTGAAAATCAACATTCATGTGGCGGCAGGAGTCCTTCAAAAGTCTTTTAACTGTATTCAAATCAATCATTCAAAGCGTGTAGAGAAGTCAAAATAACATCTTTTGAAATCTCACAATGAGGTGATTAGTGTGATGTGTTTTGAATTGCAAGACAATGGAAGTTGTCCACTGTCTTTAACTCACTTCAATACGCATATCCTACTGGCTGAGCACTTTAACACCTATGAGCTACTCCTTCATACAGAGTGCTATTGTAGAGGGGGGGCAGGTACAACCACACCTATGCTGATTTTCTAATGCCCCGGGCATGGGTATTTCTTCCTTGTTGGAAGAGGGAATATGGTGCCTGACCTTCTGTTTGGATAAGTTTACTTAAATGTTGCTGATATCCATCAAAGTCTCAAGTGGCAACACCATTCTTTGAAACGTAGTTTAATCTTAAGGTCATTGAAAGCCAATAAGTATTCAAAGAGGTTcattgaatatttgtttttaatagatTTACTTTATGTTACCCATGTATTGTGGGTAGTATAAAGCTATATTATACAACACAAAAAAGGCCCATGACAAACAAGCTAtattatacaatacaaaaaaggCCTATGACATAAAGTGTATTAAGAAAGTTTGTGTATACCTTCCATGTGATTGTGTGATTCAAATCtgatttctttatatttgataCTGGATCAACATCATGCATATAACATTAGTCAGTGCTTCTCTAATGAAAACGTAAATAAAAAGTTGAGGCATGACATACATACGACAATTATACACATTGAAATATTGTAGCAGACTTGATTTCACCTAACAGGGTAAAACAATTAGTATGAAGTAACTTGAGGCATCAATAATCAAACTTACCTTCTAAAATGTAGACCTTGAAGCCACTGCTCATCCGGGTGATGTACTGGAAGTTAGCCACAGCCATGGCACCTTGTCTTTGtccaaaaaaagcaaaataacagAGAAACACCTTGACTGCTGGAGCTTACAGGACACAATGAGCCTCAGTAAATTGTATTGGGAAAGGTAATGAGATGCTGGGTCTGAGTTCAGCCAGGTAAAGTGTCAGGTGAGTGCAGATAGGTGCAGTGGCTTCCCTGTGACTCACTCCTTGCATTCCAATAGGCTGCTGTCTGGACCAATCAGAGGCCCTCATTCACTCAGGCTTGTTGTTGTCCTACAGGAGAAATGAGCTCACAGGTAAAGGTAGAAAGTGGATTTCTAAATGTCATACTGCCATAGAATCCACTCTGATTAGAGGAGATTTGCTATATTCAACACTTTCTTTTGTACAGTAATACACCTCTTTGGTCatgaatcattttttaaaacatgttctcgAGCGATGAACACAATGAAGTGTgccttttgtttctcttcatgGAATCACCACCTGTCCCCCTcacttccctccctccctcccccctaaTCTGCAATCTCACCAAACTGCATTTTTTCGAGCCCTTAGCCCACCGGAGCTCCAGTCATTCCTCTGGCCTGCCCATACACGCACGCAGCTGTACTATGTGCCTGCCTCACCAGTAATCCAAAGGCTTTTGTTGATGGCCAGACAAAGACTCCTAAGTCCTGAAAATGCCGCTGCCATGTGAACAATCTCGTCTGAGTATACTGAGGAGTTTGAACAGACGAAGAAATTCTTTGGTGGCCGCTCACCCAGATACAGTCTGACATTGGTCCAGCTAAACATCACAAGTGGGGTAATTAATGGATAGAAATATGATGTTGGTAAATATGAAATTATTGCAATGATAATCAATTAAAATTATACTCTTTGCTGCCCTGGTATAGGCTGATATATTAGCTTGTTTCTACACATATAATACTGATTTCTAGGTGgatggttaaaaaataaaaagttctacaaaaataaaaggcttGCTGTTAAAACATGCAAGAAATGTGGTGTTGAACTCAATTTAAGCTCAACACTGCCCCCCCTAAGTCATAGGACACAGTGCAATAAAGTGGCATCAAAAATCACACTAGGTCCTGCattcacatttcaaaaatgtccaaaatacCAACGTGCTGTTGACATTTCAACATCACGTTTGCTCAATGACACATTCCATTCAGTGTAAAGAACCTTCAAATGCAAAGTATCTGGGTTAAAAAGGATTGGAATCCGTGCGATCGTGTTCTTCTAGTTTTGTagcatttattttccacatACCAGTGCCTCACATACCTAGGTAAGAAAGTACTTATTTGCTtgatacatttttgttgttatccGAAAAATTGTCCTTCCTTTCATTGCAATAAAATGAAATCCAGATTTGAATAATcctacattcatttttttcaattgaaTATGAATTTACTTAATTTAATCAGTAgtattatttgtgtatttattctctGTCTAAGACCAAATGTTAAGACAATCCCTACATAGTACTCCAGAAGAAGCAGAAATCCTGTAAAATAAAGCCCAGTACCAAGTTTATAATGAAGTAtatcaaattaaactaaattaattaatataaaagaaTAACCGAATTACAAAcaatgcagatttttttcttttaattgggGACCCCAGTTACTATGCCTtaacaagaaatacatttatgatgTATTACTAACTGTAAGACGATTATATTAAATGTGAATCAACAAATAATTGTAAACACTTTTCTTTATAGATATTAGCACTgctctttgtatgttttttcaaTTACTGTCTACATTCACAGCAGTAAAACTACTGAAACATGTTTAGAATCAAATTAATCCATTGTTGAAATGGCATCCATTTTGGTCTGCACCTACAAAGGTCATATGACACACTGCAATAACATGGATTTAAAACCCACATTAGGGTACTGCATACAAGTTTGAGAGATGTGCTGTTGAAGTTTAAACCATCTGGTTTGCTCACTGACACATTCAATGCAACGTAAACAGTGGAAAAATGCAAAGTATCTGGGCTCAACATAAATGGAATCTGTGCAATCGTGTTTTCTACTTTTGTAGCCTTCATTTTCCTCATACCAGCACCTCACAAAGCTTAAAAAAGGGCATTTTCACTTACTCTCTCCGGGccaaataaataatctaattgtAAAGTTCCTTAAgcatcacattttaaacttcAATTTCCAAATCATCCTGCACTAAAGCATGGACTTTAATAATTGAGTCAGTATAACAGCTCTTTCCACTAGGCATTTATAACATTAAATAAGGTTAGTGCCCTCAGCTATGTGTAACTGTGACCTCGGTGAACAGGGTTTATCCACCTCAACACAGTGCAGTTAGCAAAGGCCTGATGGGACTCCCTGGGGCTCTGTGTTGATCACTGACTCTGGTGTCACCAACAGATGGCGCTTCTCTCTCGATCTGTATTGACTCTGCTGATATCAGAAGCACCACGCTGTGTCAGCGGCCTGAAGGCCAAACAGTAAGTGTTCCAATGCTGCATTATTGAACACAACAGGATGCAATATCAAATCAACTCTCATAAGCCCCCAGTGGAGTCAGCAGCATGCTCATGTCAAACAGATAGCGACACCCCAGACACCCTCCTCTCATCAACACCTCCATCATATCCCGACACAGAGCAGAGTCAAGTTAGACAGATACAGACTGAACAGTACAGGAAGTGTAACAATATTCCTTTCGACACAAGACTTGAAACCTAAAACATTGGAAAGTCCAACAACCTCATAATAACAGTGAACAACTCTCCGTAACAGCAGGGGTGGTATTGTGTGTAATCGTCCTTGAAAAAGGGAAACCGGAAAACGTAGGAATGCAATTGATCTGATAAGTTATATAAAGCATTGTTTGTCAGCCTTTTTCACGCCACTTTCACTTACCACTTGGATGCATTGCAGAATAGCATGGCGTTGTGAAAAAATGCGATGTTCACTCTCttcgtttgtttgttttcctctcttcgTGTGTACTGATTCGCTAGCCAATCAGTTAGTTTTCCCCCCTGCTTGAATCCGCTGCAGGGCCGAAAATTGCCTTTCTTGTGGGGCCATCACTGTATAAGGAGCGGGACACACCCTATGGAAAAACATGGCCACAAGTCGCTCAGCGGCGTCAATAAATTAAACGTTGTGTTCGGGTTGGTGTGTATTTTCGCCCATATCGCAGAGCTATGTCCAGCAAATGTTTGGTATCTAATCTTGATGTTACAAGAGTTACAATTTCACTTCAATTTGCCGCATAACGACAGCAAGTGAGCTGATAGCAAATATGAACAGTAACGTTTCTGATAAACCAACAACAGCCCTAAAATGAGTTAAGTAGCCTAGTCAGTGGACTTTTGAAAGAATAACTCATTTAAATTCCcctttttcaataaaacagcGTTTGCTTGCAATATCATGTTAATATTTAGCACGATTGTAAAGGTACATTTTTCACCTCATGCTGTTAATTctataatataacatttaacaaaataatagtTAACATgcgtttattttgaaatcctcACCCGGAAGTCGAGTATCGTACACTGCCTGACTTGACTCTCATGCAGCCTTGCAGCCTCCTTTCCATACGATGACTGGGAGTGACGCAGGGCAGACGGAAAAAACTAGGACAAGAGGTTAAAGAAGGACAGGGGAAACAGCAGTGATGCTGAGAGGGCTATAGTTTATATTTCACAGGTTCAATACCGATCCACTGCCTGCCCCCTGCACAGAGGACATGAGAGTAACCTGTATGTAGTCTTCCCTTgagagataaaaaataaagcatcatCACCTCATCCTTGGGGCGGATAAGGACATACTCCCAGGTAGGTTTCATCCTGCCTTGTTATGACTGTAAATGATTAGCCTACTACAGTGATTAGTTGCTTTATTAACACAATCCATATGCTACATGtggtaatgatttatttttcgtTTAAGCCAGGCGTGTGGATCTTTATTCTAGAGGCTGTGTGATGCTCTGTGATTGCTCTACCTTTGCTAATTCCTCGAGCTACACAGTCACGATTCCTTACTACGGTAATGTCACATTAAAAACCTGCACCTAATACATAACACGAAACTTGTTTCTCTTTAGGTAACGTTGGTCCACATCGCTGTAGGTGGAAAAGTAGCCTAGTCATATTTTTCTCACTGATCACTAAGTTGGAAGTCGCATCCAGTTGGGAGGATATTTGGACACCTCTTTCCCGTCATTTTAGAAAGTCTCCATCATGAACTACCTGCGTCGACGACTCTCGGACAGCAATTTTATGTCCAACCTGCCTAATGGCTACATGACGGATCTCCAACGCCCCGACCCACCGCAGCAAAGCCCCGCAGTGTCGCCCGGGCCGACAGAGAGGCGCCAGTCCACCAGCCAGCCgcagcctcagcagcagccgcagccTCAGCCTCAGCCCCAGCCCCAGCCCCAGCCCCAGCCCCAGCCTCAGCCCCAGCCCCAGCCCCAGCCTGCAAGTGGAGGCTCCAGCTTCTTCTCCTCCATATCCAATGCTGTGAAACAGACcacggctgctgctgctgcgacATTATCCGAGGCGGCGGACCGTGCAGGAGTCACCAGCAGTGCAAAGATCCTCCTGGTTATCGATGACCTGCAGACCGACTGGTAAGAGCAGTGCGCATAGCTAGCGTGGTGCCTCGTCCAGACACAAATATGTGACAGACCTTGGGTTGCAGTGGCCTAACATCCAGAAGGTCATATGATTCAACCGGTACTGTGATTCTTATCACGTATTACAACCGCTGGCTTGAGGCTCACACCTGAAACACCGTGCATGTGTTTGGTTGTGCCACTGCAAAAACGTCACAAactgaaagcagaaaaaacatttgtattaaaacatatttagctcctgtcaaaaataatattgcaGTTGCATTTTACAATTCAAATGCTTAATATAAGGCCAATACACTGGGTATTGGCAAATGTTACCATcatgcttcatttattttcaagtcgAGTGGATGTAAGAGCAAATTGTGCATGCATCAGGTTAGTAAAGTCAAGCCTTCACACCAGTATACATAATGCATGCCTATTGGAGCTTTGTGCACAAGCTTGGGTGATAAAACACTGCCCCAGAAACACTGCACCCAGAATCTCACCCTTGGTGAGAATAAACTATGCTGATCACCACATCAAATCCCTCTTAACTCACAGTGCAGACACTCTGCAGCTCTATTACTCTGTTACAATAGACAGTATGTGGACATTTATAATTCATGAGAAAGTGAAGTGCCAGAATTTGTGTCCTTTTTGTATATGCTATACCCCCGGGTATGTAATGTTGCATGGTGCCTGCAAAAGACTGTGAAACATCTTCACCTGATGCATTGCCAGGAGCCACAGTTATGACAGTATGCAGCATACTGCCACTAGCAGATTTCTCTGTGaataaattgcattttgttCCAGTGACTTCTGAATTGTTCTGCTCATGCTGGACGAAATATCAGCTGTTGATTACAgtagtcattttttattaacGTTTTATGTCTGGATACAACAGGTGGATTCAAATTCTTGTTTTTCATGCAGGGTGAAGGTCTTCAGAGGAAGAAAGGTTCATGGTGAATTTGACATCAAGGTTGAACAGGTATGTTTTACAACTGTAACTATTTGCTTTGTTCTGTGCTTGATAACATTATATCTTACTAGGATGACAGGGAACTTTCTAAAGTCCAGACTAGATTAGTAGAATGAAACCAACCCAGGTTTACTGAGCCTcatgaacagtgtgtgtgaagtgtgaacTTCAGTAGGAGGGATGTTACAAGAAATAaatagtttgtgtttttctttttataaataacaacaacttttATATCAAATCCTGGCAATGGGAataattgttacatttttatctGAAGATGAATGCGTTGTCTTTGGCATCTTTATAGCACCAGTAAAATCCTTATCGTTTTTAGATCTTTTTCTCTGCATGAAACTGCATTTGCATGTTCCTCCCTTTTTTGTTAATCTACATCAAGCTGAGCCAACATTTCCATTATTCCCCTTGTTGGTTCTTAAAAGGAAGAATACCCTCTAGATAACGTTTGCCATCGTATAAAAGTACCCTGTAATAACCTGGCTCAGGTAGCGTAATtcaatgctgttgttttgatcACAGTGTTTTGTATTCTGTTGAATAAGTCTTCCCATCGTCCTTTTAGGCAGAATTCTATGAAACCAGCCTGGTGGTCAATTCCACAGGCACCTACAGTGTGGAAATAGATGCGATCAGGAATGGACATAAGGTTACTAAGTAAGTACACTGTTAAATAGTTTATACTCCCATGTGTGCTGCAATTTTTTATGAATCTGCTGAAATTCCATAAACTATACCCTCAATGAAAGTACCTAATAACTGCCGAGTTTGTCTTGCAATGCAGTTTAATTTTTAGCTAATGTCCCCTCTCCTAGATCCTTGAAGCCAGACTTTGTGCTGATCAGACAGCACGCCTTCAGCATGGACAAGAATGGAGACCACCGGAACATAGTGATTGGACTGCAGTATGCTGGACTGCCAAGTGTTAACTCCTTGCACTCTCTCTACAATTTCTGTGACAAACCATGGGTGGTAagtattaattcatttatttgctaATGCGAAACAATATTGCACATTAAGTTCACCTGCATAAACATATTAACACTTGGTTTACAAATGCTGCATTGTTAACACTTGTGTTCCTTTTAGTTTGCGCAGATGTCTAGACTCCACAAGCAACTGGGCCCCGATGAGTTCCCTCTGATAGAGCAGGTTTATTATCCAAACCACAAGGAAATGGTGAGCTTTTTGCCATctgctctccttctctctctcctcccccttccgACTTGTGCTGATGGGTATGTCTTAATGTTAAACCATTAAAGCGACACATGGTCATCCCTCTTCACGGGTCATATGATGGGGAAAGTAATTAACTTCCATGTCAATATTCTCACTTAGTAGCCGTGGCCTATCTAATTTTCATGggattgtctttttttttgggtttaGGCAGAGTTAGTGATTACCCCTCTGCCAAGTCAGTGACAGTACAGTAACAGTGAGTCTGTTGCTGCATAGCAGTTATCTCCACCCCTGCAGTCACATGCTGACAATACTGGGCTGGCTTTCAAGTCATTAATATGAATCTGAATCT of the Eleginops maclovinus isolate JMC-PN-2008 ecotype Puerto Natales chromosome 12, JC_Emac_rtc_rv5, whole genome shotgun sequence genome contains:
- the vgll4l gene encoding vestigial like 4 like, with amino-acid sequence MAVANFQYITRMSSGFKVYILEGQPHLRSEDRHRHIANDRARAPTVHPVKRKHSHERGLTLEERRERVLGRSNAKAVHRAPPAPGMFNRLQSPTYPWSPTPSPTSPLPSHVYCAPIMDEPLALIKKPRKDPESTEEKTKSSAPAQLQMRPSVITCVSSSRNPSCRSDIHRSPSSVISKCNYDHVVDEHFQRSLGVNYQKARSQQLSISVSVDDHFTKALGDKWLQIKSKSSSCSSTPPSSPSVTHSPAYRHSPNQSRKESTSSSSPTSSHWSIN